In Sparus aurata chromosome 5, fSpaAur1.1, whole genome shotgun sequence, the genomic window TTCACTTTGTCAAGTTCAATATGATATCTGTAATAATTACAgatatgctatatatatataaatataaagagcCAGTCAGTCATGTCTAACTCTTTAAGCTGTAGATGGTTTTACATAATTAATTAAAGAATTTAGTCTGATTGAAAataacctctttttttttcaatctacATATAAAAGATGTTTTCTGCTCTAAGAAAACAGCTTCAGTCTCCCCTGCTCACCTGTATCCTGTTCTTTTTTCAAGACTGTATGACACATACAGTTTCCAGATGATCCCAGTTTTGGGAGAGGTGATTGCCGGAGACTGGAAGTCGTACCAGTATTTGGTAGAAAGCATCCGCAAGTTCCCAGATCAGGTGAGAAAACTGATGCTTCCATCATTTAGTTTGACGTTTCTTGCTCGTCATATCGTTCCTGTGTTAACCCCATTTAAATTATTAGATGTTTAGTCATTACATTCCAGAAAAGTACACCATGTCCTCAGTGTCAAAGAGGATGACTTCAAGTgtcattaatatatttattatttctctatccagttttttttttcttagggACATGGCATATTTAGGAAAATTAATGTAAATCTGCCAGATTAGCCAAGTggcttgttttcctctgtaGTCCCTGGCCAGGTGTAAAGTTGGCAACCTAAAATCAAGAAACAAGTCATGACTGAACAGCagatattatatttattaaaatgttttaaatgataattaatttgttaattCTTTTTAAACAAGTTTGTACTAGCATAAAACAAGACATAGGCCTATCAGTATGTGATGAATGATGTTAGATTAGTCAATGATTTAACATTGAGTCTATTCTCGACTTTGTGTTCCTTAAGTTTACATTTCCTCACGCTTGTTTCTTCGGTTTTAATTTCTTGATGCCAAACACCAACCTGACTATGTGCAGTAGTGTCACTTTGCTCTTTCTCTTCTGCAGGAAGAGTTTAAAGGAATGATTGAGGACGCAGGTTTCTACTGTGTGCGGTACTACAACCTCACTGGCGGAGTTGTGGCTCTTCACTCTGGTTTCAAGCTGTGAGATGCACTCCTAACACAGACTggctgtgtgtttcaggctttttCTGCCTGCATGACGAACTGTCTGCAGAGTTCTCAGACATTAATTTCAGAACACGAAGCACCAGAGCTGATTTCTGCAGATGTTTCTGCACAGTAACAGAAAATCAGGTCAGATGACATATTTATTGACTTTTTGTTCCTGTTGATTAAACTGTACTGAAAACTCTACTTTATACCAACATTAGTGTAAAGAATGccacatataaaaacaaaatgtcattgTGTCTGTGTTATCAGTGTTAAGAAAACTGGCGAGtgagttaaaacattttaatacaggcttctttgtttattttttgtaacaCCTATGTTTTggcaatgaataataaaacttGCAAAAGTTGATCTCAGTATTTGACTGGATTACTCTCAAGCTACAGGCAACGGTTACTGGTAATGATCATGCAACTACTCAGCTTTTTAGGAGGCAAAAAGTAACAATCTCCaagtaaaatgcaaaaaaatggaaaggaTGACACCACAACATGAGTTACTTGAATAAAACTGTATATTTTACAGATCTTTGTACACTTTAATTACAAAACTGTATGGTActaaagtttttaaaatcagttttttggTCAGAGAAGATTTAATCGTCTTGTGTGCAATTACCATGTATATACAAAGTCTCATGTTAGTGatttttctcaaaataaaaagcaacCAAATAACTCAAACGTTCATACACTCTGAACATAAGACATGGCTTAAAGATAAATATATTAGTAAATAAATATTCAGAGAACATATTTccatttatgaaatgtgtttgctATACAGGTACAGAAATATACACAGATTGATTTCtagccttttttaaaacatttgtaatggtaatgacagaaaataattatattcttaaaaaattaaaaaatattaattttgtaCACTTTAATCTTCTTAAGTGCtagaaacaataacaaaaaaaaattaaatagtGACTCAAGTACCCCAAAATGTTATATTTGCAGTAGGTACATATCTCTATGCAAAAGGCAAGATTAGATTCTCACTTGATTACAGCACTGGGTTAACTTATAAATAGGGTTATTTCAGAAAGTTTTCCTCTGTGTAGAGAATGTGTATATTTCATAGAAACAGTATAAAAAACAGTCTGCAGGACAAACAGAAAGGCATGAATGACAAGCATTGATATCGCGAATATGTATTATGCATGGCACGATATGATTCAAACGGATACACTGTGGTATGTATAACtgcattgtttaaaaaaaaaaaaaaagaagtcacagTACAATAAGGAACCCTTATGAAATATGAGTCTTTTTCCAGCTACTTTCCTTTGGCCTTTTAATACACGCTAGAACCTTTTTATAGATATTTATTAGAGCATGCCTCATTGAGGAAATTGGGTGACagcaaaacacacttttaagGGCTTCCAAACAAGAGGTAGAGTGCTATACCCTACTTTTTGAAGAAATCTACTGACCCCAAGACGCCGTCACTTTAGTCTGGAGTTCGACTGAAAGTGGTGCAGTGTCTTTTTAGATATTGCTACAAATAGCTTACCAGCATAAGGCTTTCATGTTGCTCTGGCACATCTCATACAGGTAGGCCACCAATGGACAGAAATGCAATGCATAAAACAAATTCTGTATTAAATTGAATAGAGACCAGTGTCAGCCTTGCATTCACATTTCTATGCATTTTTTCTGTAATATATAGATAGCTTCTTCTCCTCAGAGAAACGTGTGGGTCACAGACACTTTAAACAGACCCATTTCCCTGCtcatgaaaaaagtaaaaaactaaaaactaaaaacaaacaaacaatcatgTCTTTCTGTTTTGGTTTAGCTATGTCCATACAACCTATTTGAGTTGGTGGTTGAAGCTTTATAGGCAGTCAGTGTTCGTGTGCGCACATACATGTAGATGTGGATGTTTATGAATTAAGAGTGTACTTTATTTGTGAGGACAAAATCTCAGATTTCCTAGATCTTGCACAAAAGATGGGGTTCAGATATTTTGTTCTTCACAAAATCTGAAAAGATCTCACAAGAAATTGGCCCAGATTACGTAGCGCTGAAGGGGCCTAACCCAGACAGTCGGATGCCAACACCAACCCACCTCTAGCTTCAGTTTATAACCTCCATCCATATTTGTAGTATCACTTTTTGTCTCAGCACTTTGGTGCCGAGATGTTTGTGGCCACAGGAATGAACTTGATACTCTGTATATCTAGAGATGACGGGCcatttcagtagaaatccacaCAATCTAAGATGATAACATTCAGCGCTCAGAGAGCAAGGTTAGAACAAGGCAGCTGAGGGTTTCAacgactgactgactgatacGGTACCAAACATACTTTTAACTGAATCCCTTCTTTCTGGACTCAAGTTCGTAAACCCAGACCTCCCTCATTTGTTGAAGTACTGCTTCCCAGTGCAGTGGGGCTTGCAGAGAGCTGAGGGTGGAACAAAGCCCTGGTCTCTTCCTCCTGAGGGTATGGCTGACCTCTAAACTGTCCTGAGGTGAAGTAACCCTCTCTGGGCTCATGTCGCTCCCCTGTTCGCACCTCTGCCTCCACTGTCACACTAATGGGCAATAAACTGCTCTGGGTCTCTGCCCCTGTGCCCATTTCACAATCTGTGTCCTCAGGAATTATGGGTATTCTCTGATTGAGTTCGCAGCAGCCCTGTCCAGAGCAGGCCTCTGAGTCTGCATGCGCATACTGCACATTAACAGCATAGTCCTCGGTGTAACGCCCTGTTGTGGCCCTATGGACCTTCATCTCTTTGTAGAAGCAGCAGGGGAGCCCCTCATAGCTCACCTGCTCTGAAGAAGGGCACATGTGCTCAGGGGCAAAGTAGTTCTTGGAGGTTGAGCTCTGAAAGTCCATCCCCCTGTGGAAGCGTCCTGTGGCCAGAGGCCCAGCTTGGTCCAAGTCCTGCCCTTTGCATTCCACATTGGGAGGAAGCACCTCAAAGCAGCAGCTACAGGCTGCTGCTCCGAGCTCCCCCGACTCTTCCTGTGCCCCTTTCCCCCTGTCTGCTCCGGGAGCCTCTGGAGCCCCGGCTGAGGTAGTGCTAGTGTTGCTGTTCTCCCTGGGTTCCAGTGATGAGCGACTGCTGTAGTTGGGCTCCAAACTGCAGTTGGAGAGGTGGTCCCCCGAATTATATCCCGAAGCTCCAGGAGGGAGCTGGAGGCAGTCATGTCCCAAGGGAGCAGAGGATGTTAAGTCCTCAGCAGGAACTGTGGTGCAAGACGCAGCCCCTGCTTCCCCTGTGGATCCCCTACACGGACTCTTACTCCGGTAGACATAAGGATCATAGTCACTGCTCAGCGAGCTGCGGAAGGTGGAGCAGCTACCGTACACACCCTGGTTGCTGACCTCAGTACAGTCCAACATGGAGTCGCTGGAGGAACAGTGGCACTGGCCTGAGCTACTGCTGCTACTGTCACTGCCAGGGCAGTCAGCAAGGTAACCACTACACACTGAGCGGTGGCCATGGTAACAGCTCAGGCCAGAAGCGCTGCCAGTATCACCTATCCTCGAAGAAGAAGCAGGTGCCATGTGTACCACTGTGGGGTATAGAAGCCCCTGCTGAAAGGCCCTGCTGTGGTGGCCCTTGTGGGCCCCTCCTCCACCAAGCTGCCCTGCCATAGCAGGACCTTGGCCACCCTCAGGTGGTTGAGGGAAAGTCAACCCCTGAAAATAGTAGTGCTGGTACATAGTCTCGTACTGCGAGAAGCAGGCTGTTCGGGAAAAGTTACGACCATGAAACTTGGGTCGTTTAAAAGCAGCATGATGCGGCTGTGCTGGGTAGGCGGGTGGTCCGCGGTGATCTAGTCCACAGTGGTGGGGGTTGAGTGAATGGTCCAGATGGAGGGTGGGGTGGTAGCTCCGGAGAAAGGCAGATGTCGACTGGGGTGGGTAGAGACCCTGAGGATCTGGGTGCTGGTCCACAGTGAGCACTGTGATGGGGTTGCCGTGGGGATCCATGCTGGTTCTGGTTGGGTAGGCAGTCACCTGGCCAGCCCGGTGCACCCTGCCAGGATAATGAACTGGCAACACCACCCGCTGCCGGCCATGGACTGGGTTGCCAGGATCCATGCATGAGGGTCCTggatttccctttttttgctctatgaaaaaaaacacaaaaacaaaaaaaaaatgttcgaTTAGTGCTCACAGATGAAAAGTAACTGAGTGTTAAATTATCAAggattttttctctttcaggagttttttactttatttatctAAACATCAAAGCAAAAATAGTCAAAGCTTGTGCACCAACTCACCGATGATGTTGTGTCTACAGTGGGGACAGGTGTGATGCTGGAGCAGCCAGGGGTCGACACATTTCTTATGAAATCTGTGAGCACAGGGGATAACCCGCAGCTCCTGTagagggaaaaacacaacaagattCATAACAAGTCAGATTTGACCTGTGTTGTGATCTACAGAGTGTAAACCTGAAATAGAAAAGAAACATGTACCAAACtattgtgctttgtttttctaattaCATTGATAATAATTAGAAAGTTTAAAGGTCCACAACATATCCATACAGCAGATGGACAAAAACATCttattttctcttatttaaTTAATATTGCAAATCATTCTTTTCAACAGAGATGCTAATTGAAATACATGTGCTTTGCTTTTGTGAATTAAGGATATCTTATCCTGTCAGGAAGCATCTCAAAGCTAAAAGCTTCTAAAGATTTAATATTAAGCTAATAAGTagagtctgtttattttgttgaaacaccAAATGCAGTAATCCTGCAGTATCTTTGTTAAAtggtttgattatttttttaagggcTTGCACCATCAATTCAGGCACTAACTACTGTAGATACCAGCGGTAGCTACATGTTATGTAGGCAAATCAGTGGAATGGGTAAACTTAAAAAGGTCCGATGTCATTTATCCGAGCATGTTTTCAAGGCAATAAAAGAAATCTCCCAAAGCTACAAATTATGAGATTAAATCATGTACATGACAAACTGCCACGAAGGGGAATGATTGTTCAGGAGAATCTGAATGTCCAGAGGGTGGCAGCAGATATGGACAGAACTATCATTTGGTTGAGGTGGTTGAGTCTCATCAAGTTTTTAATACTGAGGAGCCAAGTATAAGTcatgcaacaaacaaaactcataacGAGATTCCACGCCACAGCACAAATACAGCTCTGATGCTCAATGTCACCACTTTctggaacaaaacaaacaagaggcTCACACTCAAGGATTGATATGAAAAGAATGCGACACTTTGTATTCAGACGGAGAACTGGCATGAAGGAATTCCAAGACACAAAAGCAGGTGGGGACTGTGAATATGAATTATTATATTCCACTGCAGCGAGATGTCTTTCACTGCCGTAAATACTTTTAACTCTATGGCTTAATGTGACTCATCTTTCGGCTCTTTTCCACCCAAGCTTTTGTTGCTCGGTTCACTGCTCAAAAACTGCTTTGATGCCATTCAGCCTTTTATATCGCCACTTCCTCTGTGCAATCGTGGCGCCatgctttgttgtgttttcttctcctccttacAGAAGAGACACATaaccacaaaaaacacacacacatacaccagcTATGTCCCTGTGGGCACTGGGGTTTGTTCCTCCGGCGTCCGTGCTGAGGATGAGCAATGCTGTTACAGTAAACCCTCAAAGTGCCAAGATTAGGATACATATTATGacaatgactcctttaaggATTAAAGAAGGCCACACTGGGAAAACAGGAAGCATAATCACAATCCAATGCACTCTGGGTACCGTTATCTCTCCAGGTGCTCTGAAAGACCGAACTAAACATCTAAAAGGCGCCGGAAAGAACGTCACAGAGAGATCGCAGGACTGCGGTCCCCAAACACATCAGGGGAACTTCCATTCTATTGTCCACATGACTGCATTATGTTTCATCTCTACAGCATAtgtaatgaaaagaaaacaagcacagTGGGTAGATGACCACACAAACACTGCCAGAGCTGAGCGGTTCAGCTCCTGCATGGTCTAATTTTGCACGCACAGCACTATAAAGCACTTTGGATAAAAAGCATTTGGTGCTTAATTGTCGGTTTTGTGTCTGAAAATGCTCCCCTGGTTGTGCATTTGTATCATGACCTTTtgatttattatgtttttataatGCTTGTTTTTGACAACTGTGATTGGATTTTAGGtctccacacatcaaaatgtgtGCTTCCTGCACCAAGAGGACACCGTTCACACATTACAATAAATGAGAAGCTCTTGTAGCAAAAGCAGAAAATGCTttgcaaaaatacaaattacattttgtattatttgCTTGGATTTGTTTTACTCTCTTGGCTTTCAAAAGTCAGGCAAATGCTGagacattcccttttttctcttgtAAAATCGCAATGAGCCCAACCGATTCAATATGGGTTGGAATATATCTTCAACTGTGTTTGGGGTACAAGTTCGTCACCAAGTTAATACAATGTAATAAAAGTGACGTGAAAAGACTTGAATCTTTTGTCACTTTCATGCATTAGCTAGCAATACAAAGACAGACTTTAAAgctgatttcaaaataaaagtaaatcttGATGCAGTACAAATAACAAATATCTACCTATGCAGTCACTGTTAAGAGCAAATGGATAATGCAAAGCAGATGACTTTAAATCTGACATTCTTTTCTCACCTCCCCGTCGATGTACTTCTCCAGACAGATGGCGCAGTCggaggtggagctgctgctcagcGAATCAGAGGCTCCACAGCTGCTCTCGCGCTGGCCCTTTCCTTTGGCCTTGAACTTTCTCGTCTCCATCTTTTCCAAGGCTTGAATGGCCATCCTGTTCATGGAGCTCTGTGTCAGGGAGAGAGGTGGGATCAGGTCAGCAAGAGCTGCATGTTTAAGGAGCCACTTTAGACCAACTTTAGATTCAAGAGGCTTTCCAACAGGATCCAAATTGAGGTCTTCAAATGAGAAAACAACTCAGTGATCATGTTTTTCAGCCAACATCCTGTTAAATGTCTAACATCATCAAAGAGGAGCATGGTGCAAAAAAGCTGACCCTCGCCAACACTGACGCACAATACGACAGGGTTGATTGTTGTCGTGTTTGCAATGTTTGACTGAAGCGTTCTCTGGCTCCAactctctgctctcttttcATCTCTAATTTTCTTCGTGTTGCCTTAAAAATGTTACTCATTAAGAAATGGTGACTGATGAGTTATCACATCCAGAACCACTTCTTCAAATTACACTTAATGCTTCACATGTGTAGCAGACGTTTTGAATTGCTGGTTATTAATGCTCAGGATTAGTTAAACTAGGCTCCCTGAAGGGTGTTTCCTCCCTTAGGTTGCCTCAAAACTAGATAACTGTAGACTTTTTAAGGACATCCTGGTCAGAAAAAGAGCAACTTTGGCTTGAGAGTCAAtctcatcacagggctgacaaaCATCAAACGTGAGGACTTAAAAATCTGTACTTTTTAGTTTGTAATTAGTCTTGTGAGGGCAAACCCTTCACTGCACCCAGAAGTATTCTCAAATTATTTTCCACTCTTTACAGTTAaactggaaagaaaacatcaccACTGTATAAACAACGTTTACTCCATAAGAAGCTCattaatttttcacatttcGGGAAGGAAGAAGTTGCTATGTATGACAAAGCTGCCCCCGGTGCGAGCTGTTAATTAACCACCAAAGGAAGTCACAACCAAATCATccgctgctgtgacacacacacatacacacacacacacacactttggcaGGATTACACCTGTCTTAACGGGTGGCGCTACaggttttctgctctgttgtgaCATTTCCGTGCAGCCACCCTCTCATCAGTGTTAATTAAATGCCTAACCTTGACTCATGCTCCTGACGTAAGCCTCCTCTGAGAGCCGTTTGTCAATGCATGAGAGGAATCAATCAACAGCAGACCCAAACTGCAAATATACAAGTTTCCATATACAAGTTGTTGGGTCATCCACACTCCTGTTCTAGTGGTGAGGAATGTGTTTTCACGACACTGACCTGGCTTCTCCTCTGCTTGAGTTTGATCTTGATAAGTAGAATGAGGCAAACCAGCGACACGACCACGAAGAAAGCCAGGAAGATGCCCATGTCGAAGTACTCCGTGGGCTGCTATGGAAAAAGGAGAGCAACAGAGAACAACAAATTTGTCAGATAATCTTCACATGCAGCTGCTTACTTTACAGGGGTTACTAAAAGGGTTACGTGGCCTGAAAACAGTTGCGTTTTTCATTTCCAGTCACCCACACTTGAGGATATTTGATTAGAGCTTTGTGAGCTTCTCTGCAAAGCAGAGTACTCAGCGATGTGACTCATTCGACAAGGAAAATGGGACCTTTGCACATAATCAGGTGGTGTTTTCTACCGTAAATACATCAGAAATCAGTTCATCTCCATATCAGAATCATCATCTTCTCCGTCAGTTATTTACCCAAGCGCTACGGCACATCACTCGCACAAATGAATGAACCATTCTAAAATGAAGACttgattaaaatgtcaatgtaagaaagttgattatagagtctcattctcaggccatcagatactgatgctttgggtcaGGTTTTGGAAGGTTGGTAGGAGGAAACAAGTCGGAGGTAAACAGGGTTGGTTGTCACATTCATTAGATCTCGCTACCTAGAGGGCgccgttaaaaaaaaaaaaatgatgctgACACAGGGTCAGAGGTCATCTGCAGATTCATTTCGGGAGTAATGCTGCGTTTCAGCCGAAGTCGGAGGAGGGAATTTCCAACTTCTGACCTCTGACTGATTGCGAGAAATTGAAACGATACATgaggtgacagacgctgttatatgtttttttcactgtaCTCATACCTCGAAACTTCTAAATATTTCCCCTCACATGGATGCTGCCATTGTTGTATGACAGCATGCAACTGCCCCCTAATTAGGTCGGGGTAGATGGATTTCCCCCAAGCTTACACATTCTGACTTCGGGTGGTGTTCCATTGTCCTGTTACTGGTAGGACGTCAGTAATTTAGTTAGTTTAGAGTTACGAGTCGCCTGGAACGCAGCATAAGACACTTGACACTGAGGTAAGAGGACTTTTAGTGTTTCATAAATTTCAGCcccactgcagagctcaagaaGAGATAAAGACCAGATTTGACATCTTTTTGCTTTTTACTGAGTAAAAAGTAGAACATGACAGACTTCGTTGATGAATTCAGTCCACAAACAGCTGCTTAAACTCACTGAGAATGAACAGATTGTTTTGTTCTTCATCAGAAAAATGCCTCTAATCGGACAGTCCTTTCTCTCGGGCTTTCATTATGTCAAGTCATTTGACCTCAAAGTGTGCTGGTCTCTTATCAAATATttcaagcaaacaaacagctctTTGAAAGGCTGATATTAATCTCCCAGAGTGCTGCGAAAAAGTCCTCGGCCTCGGGGCAGCGGAGATcagagaagaaagggaaaagggTCAGATTTCACAGATGGAATTTTTGCTTGTCTTcacatctaaaataaaaaaagtctcTGCGCTGTTTGGTGCTTGGGCCTCAGAAACATGTTTACCTCTTCCTCATTTTCCTCACATGTGCCTTAGATTAGTctcacgcacgcacgcacgcacgcacgcacgcacacacacacacacacacacacacacacacacacacacacacacacacacacacacacacacacacacacacacacacacacacacacacacacacacacacacacacacacacacacacacacacacacacacacacacacacacacacacacacgtcatctaTACTGAGTGGTTTGGGGTTGTAGCATGACCGCTTACCCTCGGTGGTCTGTGTTGTATCCGAGCACGAGCGACTTTCTGCTTGTTAACAATGTTCATCAACTTAACAGCGTCATTTCCCTTCACGTAAACCACCGGCCGCTTCAGAGGATCCTCTGCGACCTGGTTAAgctgaggagagcagagaggaggagacattAAACACCGATGAACTCATTCGTAACCAAATTACACTTATTCATCTAATCAAGAATCCCCTTTTGTCAAAGGGTCTCTTTACTGAATATGCACATTCTGTTCACACATGATGAGGAGTCGGCCgatgaaaacagttgtatcAGGTCTTCTGtggcattatgggaaatgtaggaatcAGTGTTTTCTACTATTGTGTTTTCAGACTATTTCAAATTGTCCAGCTGAAATGGGATACGATAATCATTATTATGTTATCATTACCTGAAACCTGGATAGTCTTTAACATCTATAGAGGGAGCAAAGAGTCTGCCATGTTTCAACAGTAGCTTTAGCCGCCATCATAGGGCAGGATGACATGAGGGGTGTTTAGTTGGTTGCAAACTGCCACCTCACCCCTCACACCTTTAAACGTGTCTCTTGTGACTCCCCCCAAATAGTAGTAAGAGTATATGAGGCAGGTTCTGATCTGAGTTCAGTTAAAACACTATCGCAAACTTAACTCTCTGCTCAGGACGTCTTTTCTCCTCATTCAGTGAGGCTGAATGTCGTATTTGGACATCTAATTTAACAACCAACACTGAAATGCTTCACTTCACTGGGCTTTGAATAATTGTAGGTGACCCAAAACCCCTTTTTTGCAtcatgttatgtaaaaaagcaGAAGTTTATAACAGAGAACATTTACACTGATACCGACACATCTGCGATAGGCCAATATCAGCTGGTAATATCAGTCAACTGCCATCAGTCATCAGGGTATCGAAGGCTGAACACATTCATCCAAAAAGCAATGGTGCTTGAAAAATATGAAGACTTTTATTAAAACACAGTACAGAGTGCATCACCTGATGGTTAACCTGCTCGCATTGCCAAACCCAATGTATGATTTGTTGTCACAGGTAGACAAAGCTAGGGGACATTAGGGTGAAAAGTTTGGGAACTTTGCCCTGATGCACGTGAACTGTCTGACCGCGAAAGGCAtgaatgaaagagaaaatgacCCAAGACATGGAAACTGTGGCTGGAGTCTGCCAGAGGGAGCAGTGGGGGGAAATAGTGAATGAATAATATGCTCTGGCTTTCGAGTCAATTGACATACTCCTTTACTCCTCCTCGTCCGCTGGTCGGAATCTGTAATTTGAAAAGCCCAAGGGAAATACCGAGGATATTCGCATTTCTATTTCTTCTGCTGTCGTCATGTTCCCCAGAGAAAAACTGTACGTTCTAGTTTCAAAGTATAGACTTGGGGActtttgatcttctccctcgaCTCTGGTGCATTGCTCCCAACTTTGAGAAACGACTCCCCTCCAAGACTCTAGCTTTGCCTTTGACAAACAATACACCATCAAGACGAAGACCTATAAGTCCCTTAATAAACTTGTATATCTGTTTAAAGAAAGTTCAAATCACAACTTTtttaccaaaacaaaaacatccaaagTGTTTTCAGTCACAAGCAGCGCTCGGcctcacatacagtatataaacgCAGATAAAAAGAAGGTCAAGTACATTAACTTTCATAAAGCCTTTCTCCTTAATTTCAGCCCCGGGACTTTAATTCTCTCAGAGCTCCTCCTCCCTGCCCCTCGGCCTTGTGGGTCCTGTCTGTGCTGATCGGGCCGCTCTGACTGGAAAAGCCTCTCGGGGGAATTTAACACAGCCGCCCAGCGATGCCTTTCATGTGGTCTCCGCGCAATCCCTTTTATCTTTCAGCTACGCGCTTTACGACCCAGCGGCAGAGAAGAGGAGgcaaggagggagggagggaaggaggggggtttgagaaagaaaaaaaaaaaaaaagaaaaacctgcaaGTCCAGGCCTGGTGTGGCGAGGATGAATACCACAGGAGAATTCTTGCGACAAAGAAGCTCAGACGAGCAACTCGTGTATTAAACCTCTTAACGGCAAAGACACAGGGGCAAGAAAGAAGAATGTGAGTGTCTGGGCGTGTGAGACCAGAAATGCACTTTGTTCTTACTGTAGCCTGTGTGTACGTGCACTCAAAGACCGATCCATAGTCTCAGGGGATGAGGTAATGTGCGCTACCTGTTCAATTATGAGCTCAACAGAGTTTGGTCATGGTCTAGCGAAAGCTGAACCTGGATATCCATTTTCAGTCCTCTCGGAGAGCAGTGCACTCCTCCAAAGCACGAGTTTGGAGAGGCTCAAAGGCCCAAAATGGTTGAATGAGCAGGGCTGATCCACATGCCTTTGAACAGTACTAAAGATAGAAAGATCATTGTTTGTAcgaacagcacacacacacacacacacacacacacacacactcacgcacgcaacacatgcacacacacacactgtctgaaGGGCAGGGTGTGCTGCTGAGCTTTCTTCAAAAGCAAAG contains:
- the znrf3 gene encoding E3 ubiquitin-protein ligase znrf3 isoform X1 — translated: MASRNFALYPRHLGAGRFVPSRGGHTDSRENHERRGLQLSRQCCLAVPPPRSPSETPRRPSHLETKSVTLEKTRQQVGTSLPVCCTQAGKRADIISLRKHLGHARRLASAIKRGQTYFHLLQKEEREEQEAEERRRMRREVQLRTEPRPPSFSSDSDSDSEGWPLPARPSCSGVNETRPRRMKNQSERPFTPVHHSLTSPLLSETPRKVIYRQLCCLNWLLEALTLDRSGRVGPLTACWDPKDPGRGRTTIKTLKKERAIENKWEQFLSTKVRRAHPRRPRSSSARLHAHRKSSMASISTLNSNAVGSSVSSLVQGADEDTESPAASEDTDQPPSECLRTLSDVHLKVKGQSKSPHWFVGDSCPAKPPSAISRPTTNRAAGLRELRAAFDERVEEMAQSYVDVLQLKARERLNSGLQRYRASCHMTEPHGLPHHVTSMSQGTEAPNNNSENKHSNNMWLSTLLSRLPEVVCREQAVSRVLEKLRGFAERQTLRVRPQLFLKVLEDLEPWELCLPELCVAIQIATEHVVQMPMGEYDVWLHSRLTLPPSHGTTVRLEQQMHPLGLCNNNDEEDLYEYGWVGVVKLEQPELDPSCLTVLGKAKRAVQRGATAVIFDVSENPDAIDQLNQVAEDPLKRPVVYVKGNDAVKLMNIVNKQKVARARIQHRPPRQPTEYFDMGIFLAFFVVVSLVCLILLIKIKLKQRRSQSSMNRMAIQALEKMETRKFKAKGKGQRESSCGASDSLSSSSTSDCAICLEKYIDGEELRVIPCAHRFHKKCVDPWLLQHHTCPHCRHNIIEQKKGNPGPSCMDPGNPVHGRQRVVLPVHYPGRVHRAGQVTAYPTRTSMDPHGNPITVLTVDQHPDPQGLYPPQSTSAFLRSYHPTLHLDHSLNPHHCGLDHRGPPAYPAQPHHAAFKRPKFHGRNFSRTACFSQYETMYQHYYFQGLTFPQPPEGGQGPAMAGQLGGGGAHKGHHSRAFQQGLLYPTVVHMAPASSSRIGDTGSASGLSCYHGHRSVCSGYLADCPGSDSSSSSSGQCHCSSSDSMLDCTEVSNQGVYGSCSTFRSSLSSDYDPYVYRSKSPCRGSTGEAGAASCTTVPAEDLTSSAPLGHDCLQLPPGASGYNSGDHLSNCSLEPNYSSRSSLEPRENSNTSTTSAGAPEAPGADRGKGAQEESGELGAAACSCCFEVLPPNVECKGQDLDQAGPLATGRFHRGMDFQSSTSKNYFAPEHMCPSSEQVSYEGLPCCFYKEMKVHRATTGRYTEDYAVNVQYAHADSEACSGQGCCELNQRIPIIPEDTDCEMGTGAETQSSLLPISVTVEAEVRTGERHEPREGYFTSGQFRGQPYPQEEETRALFHPQLSASPTALGSSTSTNEGGLGLRT